One window of the Puntigrus tetrazona isolate hp1 chromosome 13, ASM1883169v1, whole genome shotgun sequence genome contains the following:
- the si:ch211-130h14.4 gene encoding uncharacterized protein si:ch211-130h14.4 isoform X2 → MAATSAHAGDSDQALERKRKALLDQRHLETYYRLQRLREVLSYQRAALLTEKVQRQRQEMKLHDSRPREGHREQKLVSLQRATRSTLTHDDEYLRCLPKTRYYLVLELQKQLKRLGCLQSRREQEVFRVWAEQQSSTCQLEKQLQAVEHSINSSSNVTLEDLLKQRSGSLPKLQIKPGDSTAQHTHMPVSVKVGGGGVNAFQQQGKQSWGQDETELMFPEVFTREVKAPTFSSMKSTFLEEVSSKMLLTRSNKPPIGSKTFDIKHKLRLMHNLSLSHMADTQRIMAKRVLSLQLTDGFSIKELMEHECRRNIQTQISRCTTEPDFTQQSDKDTSESPKYFTESPNTHFSPSLHPVGKNTDETPNSSAGDMCLSYTDVPLCIADAYTIPAVKVENSDVKMWTNYA, encoded by the exons CGCCATCTAGAGACGTACTACAGACTACAACGCTTAAGAGAAGTGCTGTCATATCAGCGTGCTGCATTACTGACGGAAAAAGTTCAAAGACAGAGACAAGAGATGAAGCTCCACGATTCCAGACCTAGAGAAGGACATAGAGAACAG AAGCTTGTCAGCCTTCAGAGGGCCACCAGATCAACCCTCACACACGATGATGAATACCTGAGGTGTCTGCCTAAAACACGCTACTATCTG GTTCTGGAACTGCAGAAACAGCTAAAACGACTCGGGTGTCTTCAGAGCCGCAGGGAACAGGAGGTGTTCAGGGTCTGGGCAGAACAACAAAGTAGCACATGTCAACTTGAGAAACAACTACAAGCAGTGG AACACAGCATTAATTCCAGCTCAAATGTGACTCTTGAGGATCTGCTGAAACAGAGGTCTGGGTCTCTCCCAAAACTTCAGATCAAACCTGGTGACTCCacagcacaacacacacat ATGCCAGTCTCAGTAAAAGTAGGTGGAGGAGGGGTGAACGCTTTCCAACAGCAGGGCAAACAGAGTTGGGGACAAGATGAAACTGAGCTCATGTTTCCTGAG GTTTTCACTCGAGAGGTCAAAGCGCCTACATTTTCTAGTATGAAGTCCACCTTCTTGGAAGAAGTCAGCTCCAAGATGCTTCTCACG aGAAGCAATAAGCCACCGATCGGGTCAAAGACCTTTGACATTAAACACAAATTGAGATTAATGCACAACCTTTCACTCTCTCATATGGCTGATACTCAGAG AATTATGGCAAAACGTGTACTAAGTCTGCAGCTTACAGATGGTTTCAGCATTAAAGAATTG ATGGAGCATGAATGTCGTCGCAACATCCAAACTCAGATATCCAGATGTACCACAGAGCCGGACTTTACACAGCAGAGTGATAAGGATACATCTGAGAGCCCAAAATATTTCACTGAGAGTCCAAATACACATTTCTCACCAAG TCTCCATCCAGTTGGGAAAAACACAGATGAGACTCCAAATAGTTCTGCTGGAGATATGTGTTTATCGTACACAGACGTGCCTCTATGCATTGCTGACGCCTACACTATCCCTGCTGTTAAG GTGGAAAACTCTGACGTTAAGATGTGGACGAATTATGCATAG